The following proteins are encoded in a genomic region of Arachis ipaensis cultivar K30076 chromosome B02, Araip1.1, whole genome shotgun sequence:
- the LOC107626911 gene encoding uncharacterized protein LOC107626911, with protein MGDLHYFLGIQVSKTKGGGLLLSQEKYVNDLLGKAGMIGCKPCRTPLPSSLKISQFGGDKFDEPELYRSLVGSLQYLTVTRLELAYAVSKIFQFMNESLNITTYCDLDWGRDPDDRKLTGGICVLLGSNLVFWSSKKQSVVARSSTEAEYRAMADLVAELIWIKNLLSELRVTISLLPYTVIT; from the exons ATGGGGGACCTTCATTACTTTCTAGGCATTCAAGTTAGCAAGACTAAGGGTGGAGGACTATTACTCAGCCAAGAGAAATATGTCAATGATTTACTGGGTAAGGCAGGCATGATAGGCTGCAAACCTTGTAGAACACCTCTCCCATCATCACTAAAAATCTCTCAGTTTGGTGGTGATAAGTTTGATGAACCAGAACTTTATCGTTCACTGGTAGGCAGTCTTCAGTATCTCACAGTTACAAGACTAGAGCTTGCTTATGCTGTAAGCAAAATCTTTCAGTTCAT GAATGAATCTTTGAATATCACAACCTATTGTGATTTAGACTGGGGGAGAGACCCTGATGACAGAAAGTTGACTGGTGGTATATGTGTTCTCTTAGGAAGCAATTTAGTTTTTTGGTCATCTAAGAAGCAGTCTGTGGTAGCCAGATCAAGCACAGAGGCTGAATACAGAGCTATGGCGGATCTAGTTGCAGAACTAATTTGGATCAAGAACCTGCTAAGCGAGTTAAGGGTCACAATTTCACTCCTACCATATACTGTGATAACCTGA